A stretch of Neisseria subflava DNA encodes these proteins:
- a CDS encoding OPT family oligopeptide transporter, which yields MKQAVDPYASFRELTLRGMILGALITVIFTASNVYLGLKVGLTFASSIPAAVISMAVLKFFKGSNILENNMVQTQASAAGTLSSIIFILPGLLMAGYWAGFPFWQTTLLCMSGGILGVIFTVPLRYAMVVKSDLPYPEGVAAAEILKVGDHDADQQEGGSGIKELVSGGALAGLMSFCASGLRVVADSASFWFKGGASVFQVPMGFSLALLGAGYLVGLTGGIAILLGISIAWGVAVPYLSAHIPQPADMEMIPFAMSLWKEKVRFIGAGTIGIAAIWTLLTLMKPMVEGMRLSFRNFGGAQMTERTEQDLSPKAMIAWVLAMMLVLGVSFFHFIGDSHISGGLAWLLVVVCTLLASIIGFLVAAACGYMAGLVGSSSSPISGVGIVSIVIISLVLLLVGESGGLMADEANRKFLLALTLFCGASVICVASISNDNLQDLKTGYLVKATPWKQQVALIVGCVVGAVVISPVLELLYEAYGFTGAMPREGMDAAQALAAPQATLMTTIAQGIFSHNLQWDYIFTGVGIGVALIAVDFTLRKSSGGKRALPVLAVGMGIYLPPSINMPIVIGAVLAAVLKSVIARRQENREGRLKNAERIGTLFSAGLIVGESLIGVIMAFIIAFSVTNGGSDAPLALNLENWDTAAKWLGLAFFVFGMFVFARRVLKAGR from the coding sequence CGGCTGCGGTAATTTCGATGGCGGTTTTGAAGTTTTTTAAAGGCAGCAATATTCTGGAAAATAATATGGTGCAGACTCAGGCTTCGGCCGCGGGTACGCTCTCCAGTATTATTTTTATCTTGCCGGGTTTGCTGATGGCCGGTTATTGGGCGGGCTTTCCGTTTTGGCAGACAACGCTGCTGTGTATGTCCGGTGGTATTTTGGGCGTGATTTTCACTGTGCCTTTGCGTTATGCGATGGTGGTGAAGAGCGATTTGCCTTATCCGGAAGGTGTGGCGGCGGCTGAGATTTTGAAGGTCGGCGACCATGATGCGGACCAACAGGAAGGCGGCAGCGGTATCAAGGAATTGGTGTCGGGCGGCGCACTGGCCGGTTTGATGAGCTTCTGCGCAAGCGGTTTGCGCGTGGTGGCCGACAGCGCGAGCTTTTGGTTTAAAGGCGGCGCGTCGGTGTTCCAAGTGCCGATGGGCTTTTCTTTGGCCTTGCTGGGCGCGGGCTATTTGGTCGGCCTGACCGGCGGTATCGCGATTTTGCTGGGTATTTCGATTGCCTGGGGCGTGGCCGTGCCTTATTTGTCGGCGCATATTCCGCAACCTGCCGATATGGAGATGATTCCTTTTGCGATGTCTTTGTGGAAGGAAAAAGTCCGTTTTATCGGCGCGGGTACGATCGGTATCGCGGCTATTTGGACGCTGTTGACTTTGATGAAACCGATGGTCGAGGGTATGCGCCTGTCTTTCCGCAATTTCGGCGGTGCGCAGATGACCGAACGGACGGAACAGGATTTGTCGCCTAAGGCGATGATTGCCTGGGTGTTGGCGATGATGCTGGTGTTGGGCGTGTCTTTCTTCCACTTTATCGGCGACTCGCATATTTCCGGCGGTTTGGCTTGGCTGTTGGTGGTCGTATGTACGCTGCTGGCTTCGATTATCGGCTTTTTGGTGGCTGCGGCTTGTGGTTATATGGCCGGTTTGGTCGGTTCGTCTTCCAGCCCGATTTCGGGTGTGGGTATCGTCTCTATCGTTATCATTTCGCTGGTGTTGCTGTTGGTCGGCGAATCCGGCGGCTTGATGGCGGACGAGGCAAACCGCAAATTCCTGCTGGCGTTGACGCTGTTTTGCGGCGCGTCCGTGATTTGTGTGGCTTCGATTTCCAATGACAACCTGCAGGATTTGAAAACGGGTTATCTGGTAAAAGCAACACCTTGGAAACAGCAGGTTGCGCTGATTGTCGGCTGCGTTGTCGGTGCCGTGGTGATTTCGCCTGTGTTGGAGCTTTTGTATGAAGCCTACGGCTTTACCGGCGCGATGCCGCGTGAAGGCATGGATGCGGCTCAAGCCCTTGCCGCGCCTCAGGCAACTTTGATGACCACCATCGCCCAAGGTATTTTCTCGCACAATCTGCAATGGGATTATATTTTCACCGGCGTGGGCATCGGCGTGGCGTTGATTGCGGTCGATTTCACATTGCGCAAATCTTCCGGCGGCAAGCGCGCTTTGCCGGTATTGGCCGTGGGCATGGGCATTTACCTGCCGCCGTCTATAAATATGCCGATTGTGATCGGCGCGGTATTGGCGGCTGTGTTGAAATCCGTCATCGCCCGCCGTCAAGAAAACCGTGAAGGCCGTCTGAAAAATGCGGAACGTATCGGTACGCTGTTCTCCGCCGGTTTGATTGTCGGCGAGAGTCTGATCGGTGTGATTATGGCGTTTATCATCGCCTTCTCCGTAACCAACGGCGGTTCGGATGCACCTTTGGCCCTGAACCTGGAAAACTGGGATACGGCCGCCAAATGGCTGGGCTTGGCGTTTTTTGTTTTCGGTATGTTCGTGTTTGCACGCCGCGTGTTGAAAGCAGGACGCTAA
- the waaA gene encoding lipid IV(A) 3-deoxy-D-manno-octulosonic acid transferase: MIRRLYATLWHLAPFLIRRHLRRRALKSPAYLEHWDERFGQAYPNPVQRPIWIHAVSVGETRAAEPLVQALRRHFPDSPFLITQMTPTGRATAQSLFPDAQCRYLPYDKSEWVARFLAEHRPICGILMETEIWPNLMHGCQKAGIPLFLANARLSEKSQRGYLKIRKLVEPAMQTLSGCFAQTAADAERLHLIGASNVHVCGNTKYDIAPPDDSRPLAAAFKERIGARAVVVCASTRVYKGTDEAELLLKAWQGYRGNALLVIVPRHPENFQTAYDTAKSLGYTVQKRSDGQPVSPDTQVWIGDSMGELAAYYLSADIAFVGGSLVDAGCQNIIEPISCRVPTLFGYSNYNFAQACKGAVEAKAAVRVETAEAWYRTTRQYLDDETLRQQLISHTEQFISQHQGASAKIAKAIADCLNQR; encoded by the coding sequence ATGATACGCCGCCTTTACGCCACGCTGTGGCACCTCGCCCCCTTCCTGATCCGCCGCCACCTGCGTCGCCGCGCCCTCAAATCCCCAGCCTATCTCGAGCATTGGGACGAGCGTTTCGGGCAGGCGTATCCCAATCCCGTGCAACGCCCGATTTGGATACACGCCGTATCCGTCGGCGAAACGCGTGCGGCCGAGCCTTTGGTGCAGGCATTGCGCCGCCATTTTCCCGACTCGCCGTTTCTGATTACCCAAATGACGCCGACCGGCCGCGCCACCGCGCAATCCCTGTTCCCCGATGCGCAATGCCGTTACCTGCCCTACGACAAATCCGAATGGGTCGCCCGATTTTTAGCCGAACACCGCCCCATCTGCGGCATTTTGATGGAAACCGAAATCTGGCCCAACCTGATGCACGGCTGCCAAAAAGCAGGTATTCCCCTCTTTTTGGCCAACGCGCGCCTCTCCGAAAAATCCCAACGCGGCTACCTCAAAATCCGCAAGCTGGTCGAGCCTGCCATGCAGACCCTCTCCGGCTGCTTTGCCCAAACCGCCGCCGATGCCGAACGCCTGCACCTCATCGGCGCATCCAACGTCCACGTCTGCGGCAACACCAAATACGACATCGCGCCCCCCGACGACTCGCGCCCGCTTGCCGCCGCCTTTAAAGAACGCATCGGCGCACGAGCCGTCGTCGTCTGCGCCAGCACGCGCGTGTACAAAGGCACAGACGAAGCCGAGCTGCTCCTCAAAGCATGGCAGGGCTACCGCGGCAATGCCTTGCTGGTCATCGTCCCGCGCCACCCTGAAAACTTTCAGACGGCCTACGATACCGCCAAATCGCTTGGTTATACCGTCCAAAAACGCAGCGACGGACAACCCGTTTCCCCCGATACACAAGTTTGGATAGGCGACAGCATGGGCGAACTTGCCGCCTACTACCTCAGCGCGGACATTGCCTTCGTTGGCGGCAGCCTCGTTGATGCCGGCTGCCAAAACATTATCGAACCCATCTCCTGCCGCGTCCCCACCCTCTTCGGCTACTCCAACTACAACTTCGCCCAAGCCTGCAAAGGCGCAGTCGAAGCCAAAGCCGCCGTCCGCGTCGAAACCGCCGAAGCCTGGTACAGAACCACGCGCCAATACCTCGACGATGAAACGCTGCGACAACAGCTGATCAGCCACACCGAGCAATTCATTTCGCAACACCAAGGCGCCAGTGCCAAAATTGCCAAAGCAATTGCAGATTGTTTGAATCAGCGTTAG
- a CDS encoding plastocyanin/azurin family copper-binding protein, with product MKKSLFLLMLTASLSAYAANHEIKMLDNGKDGSMVFEPGYVNAKVGDTVTFKATNSGHWVQSKALPDGVADFLSEDGKDFTLKLDKEGVYVYTCPPHRMMNMSGVIQVGKPVNKAKAQAVVDEMENRAMQSKGRLKKYMAQVK from the coding sequence ATGAAAAAATCACTCTTCCTCCTGATGCTGACCGCTTCCCTGAGCGCATACGCCGCCAACCACGAAATCAAAATGCTCGACAACGGCAAAGACGGCAGCATGGTGTTCGAGCCAGGCTACGTCAATGCCAAAGTCGGCGATACTGTTACCTTCAAAGCTACTAACAGCGGACACTGGGTACAAAGCAAAGCCCTGCCTGACGGCGTTGCCGACTTCCTTTCCGAAGACGGCAAAGACTTCACGCTCAAGCTCGACAAAGAAGGCGTGTACGTCTATACCTGCCCGCCGCACCGCATGATGAACATGAGCGGCGTAATTCAGGTCGGCAAACCGGTGAACAAAGCCAAAGCACAAGCCGTTGTCGATGAAATGGAAAACCGCGCCATGCAAAGCAAAGGCCGTCTGAAAAAATATATGGCGCAAGTGAAGTAA
- a CDS encoding ABC transporter ATP-binding protein, producing the protein MLKLENVHIRRGDYVVADSIDLTLEQGKVYSVLGPNGTGKSSLMKTIFGEVAHKGTIRYGDEVLSKIHLQSWRKRIGYMPQDTAAEASLTALEVVLLGRMDALHMHVGDELLHEAASIMAELGIGHLAHRDVMRLSGGQRQLVMFAQVMLRRPEILMLDEPVSALDMHHQLNLLERVVQYTHEHNLVTLMVLHDLSLAAQFSDGVILLGEGKVQAQGAPQDVLQADMIGRLYKVDIELLYDSKGLPVIRPMRQS; encoded by the coding sequence ATGTTGAAACTTGAAAATGTCCATATCCGGCGTGGCGATTATGTGGTCGCCGACAGTATCGATTTGACGCTGGAACAAGGCAAAGTCTATTCCGTGCTCGGCCCGAACGGCACGGGCAAATCCTCGCTGATGAAAACGATTTTTGGCGAAGTAGCGCACAAAGGCACCATCCGCTACGGCGACGAAGTGTTGAGCAAAATCCACCTGCAAAGCTGGCGCAAACGCATAGGCTATATGCCGCAGGACACCGCCGCCGAAGCCTCGCTGACCGCGCTGGAAGTCGTGTTGCTCGGCCGCATGGACGCGCTGCACATGCACGTCGGCGACGAACTACTGCACGAAGCCGCAAGTATCATGGCGGAGCTGGGCATCGGCCATCTGGCGCACCGCGACGTCATGCGGCTTTCCGGCGGACAGCGGCAGCTCGTCATGTTCGCCCAAGTCATGCTGCGCCGCCCCGAAATCCTAATGCTGGACGAACCAGTCAGCGCGCTGGATATGCACCACCAGTTGAACCTCTTGGAGCGCGTGGTGCAATACACGCACGAACACAATCTGGTTACGTTGATGGTGTTACATGATTTGAGCCTCGCCGCACAGTTTTCAGACGGCGTGATTCTGCTCGGCGAAGGCAAAGTACAGGCGCAGGGCGCGCCGCAGGACGTATTGCAGGCAGACATGATAGGCAGGCTGTATAAAGTGGACATCGAGCTCTTATACGACAGCAAAGGCCTGCCCGTTATCCGCCCGATGCGGCAATCCTAG
- a CDS encoding FecCD family ABC transporter permease, which translates to MNDSVVAEIVKNQRKLEGKRWLIVLMFLVIAAVSFLFDIATGPAMTDTLPVGEVVNVLLGKPGVDEMNRLIVMDLRLPIAVMALVVGAALGVGGAEIQTLLNNPMASPYTLGLAAAAGLGASMVIAFGGFGLPETVAVPIGAFVMTMLASGILFLFASARRFNSAMLVLVGIALLFLFQSILSLIQFIAAPEISQQILFWLFGSLNKATWETVIVTAAVTAVCVFLLSRDVWKLTALRLGEERAVGLGINLQFLRLKTLVLVAVMTATAISFVGVIGFIGLVAPHVARILLGEDQRFFLPGAMLAGAAFLSVASVLSKVIIPGALFPVGIVTSFVGVPFFFWIVLTKR; encoded by the coding sequence ATGAATGATTCGGTTGTCGCCGAGATTGTGAAAAACCAGCGCAAGTTGGAAGGCAAGCGTTGGTTGATTGTGTTGATGTTTTTAGTCATCGCCGCGGTCAGTTTCCTATTCGATATTGCCACCGGCCCTGCGATGACGGACACGCTGCCGGTCGGCGAAGTGGTCAATGTTTTGCTGGGCAAACCCGGAGTCGATGAAATGAACCGCCTGATTGTGATGGATCTGCGCCTGCCGATTGCGGTAATGGCCTTGGTAGTCGGCGCGGCTTTGGGTGTCGGCGGTGCGGAAATTCAAACGCTGTTGAACAACCCGATGGCCAGCCCTTATACGCTGGGCTTGGCGGCGGCGGCAGGTTTGGGCGCGTCGATGGTGATTGCGTTCGGCGGTTTCGGGCTGCCTGAAACGGTCGCCGTTCCTATCGGTGCGTTTGTGATGACCATGCTGGCTTCGGGCATCTTGTTTTTGTTTGCCTCGGCGCGCCGCTTCAATTCGGCGATGCTGGTGCTGGTGGGGATTGCGCTGTTGTTTCTGTTTCAGTCGATTTTGTCGCTGATTCAATTTATCGCCGCGCCTGAGATTTCGCAGCAGATTCTGTTTTGGCTGTTTGGCAGTTTAAACAAAGCAACTTGGGAGACGGTCATCGTTACGGCGGCGGTTACGGCGGTGTGCGTGTTTCTGCTTTCGCGCGATGTGTGGAAGCTGACTGCGCTGCGCTTGGGCGAAGAACGCGCCGTCGGGCTGGGCATCAATCTGCAATTTTTGCGCCTGAAAACGCTGGTATTGGTGGCGGTAATGACGGCGACGGCCATCAGTTTTGTCGGCGTGATCGGCTTTATCGGCTTGGTCGCGCCGCATGTGGCGCGGATTCTTTTGGGCGAAGACCAACGTTTCTTCCTGCCCGGCGCGATGCTGGCAGGGGCGGCGTTTTTATCGGTGGCGAGCGTGTTGTCCAAGGTGATTATCCCGGGCGCGCTGTTTCCGGTGGGCATCGTTACGTCGTTTGTCGGCGTGCCGTTCTTCTTCTGGATTGTATTAACGAAACGATAG
- a CDS encoding ABC transporter substrate-binding protein, with amino-acid sequence MRFTQLSALIAAAALSVGSVSAFAKPVQLTDTVGRKVTVDLPAKRVVLGFYYQDYMAIGGKTALDNVVGFSKAVWADWAPPSWAAFSKAVPKLNQLTDVGEVEVGTFSIEKVLALKPDLLVLAEWQYKALGSDLDRINKAGIPIVVLDYNAQTVAKHVQSTKLIGTLTGQQQKADKLAADYKRVADTIQARVQKANLPKPKVYVEFGNKGPSEHSVTFGKSMWGSMATLVGGNNIAASSVEFYGPINPEKVLAAKPDVIVITGRETELKKSPTAMVMGWGIPKAEAEKRLAGFAKRAGWANLPAIKNNRLYAAYHANSRTLSDSASIQFMAKAIYPQLFKDFNPEKTYLDFYRQNLPVVPNGTFYLYPKGQ; translated from the coding sequence ATGAGATTTACGCAACTTTCTGCTTTGATTGCCGCTGCAGCGTTATCAGTCGGCTCCGTATCCGCTTTTGCCAAACCCGTTCAGCTGACCGATACCGTCGGCCGTAAGGTAACCGTCGACCTGCCTGCCAAACGCGTGGTTTTGGGCTTCTATTACCAAGACTACATGGCCATCGGCGGTAAAACCGCGCTGGACAACGTCGTCGGTTTTTCCAAAGCAGTTTGGGCCGACTGGGCGCCGCCAAGCTGGGCGGCATTCAGCAAAGCCGTACCTAAACTGAATCAGCTGACCGACGTGGGCGAAGTGGAAGTCGGCACTTTCTCGATTGAGAAAGTATTGGCGCTGAAACCCGATTTGCTGGTTTTGGCCGAATGGCAATACAAGGCGTTGGGTTCCGATCTCGACCGCATCAACAAAGCCGGCATCCCCATCGTCGTGTTGGACTACAACGCGCAAACGGTCGCCAAACACGTTCAATCAACCAAGCTCATCGGCACGCTGACCGGCCAGCAGCAAAAAGCCGACAAACTGGCGGCAGACTACAAACGCGTCGCCGACACCATCCAAGCGCGCGTGCAAAAAGCCAACCTGCCCAAGCCTAAAGTCTATGTCGAGTTCGGTAACAAAGGCCCTTCAGAACACAGCGTTACCTTCGGCAAGAGCATGTGGGGTTCGATGGCGACGCTGGTCGGCGGCAACAATATCGCCGCTTCTTCGGTCGAATTCTACGGCCCGATCAACCCTGAAAAAGTCCTCGCCGCCAAACCCGACGTCATCGTGATTACCGGCCGCGAAACCGAATTGAAGAAAAGCCCGACCGCCATGGTGATGGGCTGGGGCATTCCGAAAGCCGAAGCGGAAAAACGCTTGGCAGGCTTTGCCAAACGCGCCGGCTGGGCCAACCTGCCTGCGATTAAAAACAACCGCCTCTACGCCGCCTACCACGCCAACTCGCGCACGCTGTCCGACAGCGCATCGATTCAGTTTATGGCCAAAGCGATTTATCCGCAGTTGTTTAAAGATTTCAACCCTGAGAAGACCTATCTGGACTTCTACCGCCAAAACCTGCCCGTCGTGCCGAACGGCACGTTCTACCTCTATCCGAAAGGACAATAA
- the ptsP gene encoding phosphoenolpyruvate--protein phosphotransferase, with protein sequence MSIVLHGVAAGKGIAIGHAHLITRGTTEVLQYDIDPDKLDAEVARFDNAIKATRKELEQLRGAIPENAPTELGAFISLHLMLLTDVTLSREPIDILREQKINAEWALKQQSDKLAAQFDSIDDDYLRERKQDMLQVVRRIHNNLVGQSNEINLAGNLFDDTVLIAHDLSPADTVLFKEQHITAFVTDAGGPTSHTAILGRSLDIPSVIGLHNARKLITENEIVIVDGINGTLIIDPDEVVLNEYRRLAREYRSHKRELNKIKKTAATTADGINIELLANIESAEDIKTLHNFGADGVGLFRSEFLYLNRDTMPSEDEQYEVYSAIVKKMKGKSITVRTVDLGVDKNPRWFGQNSSPNGSLNPALGLTGIRLCLAEPVMFRTQMRAILRAAVHGPVRMMWPMITSISEVRQCLIHLDTAQRQLTERDEAFGPVSIGCMIEIPSAAMTVGSILKLVDFISIGTNDLIQYLLSVDRGDDSVGHLYQPGHPAVLKTLQHIIRTANRMEKGVSICGEMAGDTVFTRLLLGMGLRRFSMNPNNLLSVKNIILHSHTGHLENDAAKILRCEDPEKTEKLIKILNQSEQTESQAV encoded by the coding sequence ATGAGCATCGTCCTACACGGTGTAGCCGCGGGCAAAGGCATTGCCATCGGCCACGCCCACCTCATCACGCGCGGCACAACGGAAGTCCTCCAATACGACATTGATCCCGACAAACTCGATGCCGAAGTTGCCCGTTTCGACAACGCCATCAAAGCCACGCGCAAAGAATTGGAACAGCTGCGCGGCGCGATTCCCGAAAACGCCCCGACCGAATTGGGCGCGTTCATCTCCCTGCACCTGATGCTGCTGACCGACGTTACCCTCTCGCGCGAACCCATCGACATTTTGCGCGAGCAGAAAATCAACGCCGAATGGGCATTGAAACAACAAAGCGACAAGCTTGCCGCCCAGTTCGACAGCATCGACGACGACTACCTGCGCGAACGCAAACAGGACATGCTTCAAGTCGTCCGCCGCATCCACAACAACCTTGTCGGCCAAAGCAACGAAATCAACCTCGCCGGCAACCTGTTTGACGACACCGTCCTCATCGCGCACGACCTCTCGCCTGCCGATACCGTATTGTTCAAAGAGCAGCACATTACCGCCTTCGTAACCGATGCCGGCGGCCCGACCAGCCATACCGCCATCTTGGGCCGCAGCCTCGACATTCCGTCCGTCATCGGCCTGCACAACGCCCGCAAACTCATCACCGAAAACGAAATCGTCATCGTCGACGGCATCAACGGCACCCTCATCATCGATCCCGACGAAGTCGTCCTCAACGAATACCGCCGCCTCGCCCGCGAATACCGCAGCCACAAGCGCGAACTCAACAAAATCAAAAAAACCGCCGCCACCACGGCCGACGGCATCAACATCGAACTTTTGGCCAACATCGAATCCGCCGAAGACATCAAAACCCTGCACAACTTCGGCGCAGACGGCGTCGGCCTGTTCCGCAGCGAATTTCTTTATCTCAACCGCGACACCATGCCGTCTGAAGACGAGCAATACGAAGTGTACAGCGCGATTGTGAAAAAGATGAAAGGCAAAAGCATCACCGTCCGCACCGTCGATTTGGGTGTCGATAAAAATCCGCGCTGGTTCGGCCAAAACAGCTCGCCCAACGGCAGCCTCAACCCCGCACTCGGCCTGACCGGCATCCGCCTGTGCCTCGCCGAGCCGGTCATGTTCCGCACCCAAATGCGCGCCATCCTCCGTGCCGCCGTCCACGGCCCCGTGCGCATGATGTGGCCGATGATTACGTCTATTTCCGAAGTGCGCCAATGCCTTATCCATCTGGACACGGCCCAACGCCAACTGACCGAACGCGACGAAGCCTTCGGACCGGTCAGCATCGGCTGCATGATTGAAATCCCGTCCGCCGCCATGACCGTCGGCAGCATCCTCAAGCTCGTCGATTTCATCTCCATCGGCACCAACGACCTGATTCAATACCTCCTGTCGGTCGACCGCGGCGACGACAGCGTCGGCCACCTCTACCAACCCGGCCACCCTGCCGTCCTCAAAACGCTGCAACACATCATCCGCACGGCAAACCGCATGGAAAAAGGCGTGTCCATCTGCGGCGAAATGGCCGGCGATACCGTCTTCACCCGACTGTTGCTCGGCATGGGCCTGCGCCGCTTCTCCATGAATCCCAACAACCTGCTTTCGGTTAAAAACATCATCCTGCACAGCCACACCGGTCATCTCGAAAACGATGCCGCCAAAATCCTGCGCTGCGAAGATCCGGAAAAAACCGAGAAGCTGATTAAAATCCTCAACCAAAGCGAACAGACGGAATCACAGGCCGTCTGA
- a CDS encoding HPr family phosphocarrier protein translates to MLKQEIEIINKLGLHARASSKFTQTASQFQSEVWVTKNGNRVNGKSIMGLMMLAAAKGTVIELETEGADEAAAMQALTDLINDYFGEGE, encoded by the coding sequence ATGCTCAAACAAGAAATCGAAATCATCAACAAACTCGGCCTGCACGCACGCGCCTCCAGCAAATTCACCCAAACCGCCTCCCAATTCCAAAGCGAAGTCTGGGTTACCAAAAACGGCAACCGCGTCAACGGCAAAAGCATCATGGGCCTGATGATGCTGGCCGCTGCCAAAGGTACCGTGATTGAGCTGGAAACAGAAGGCGCAGACGAAGCCGCCGCCATGCAGGCGTTGACCGACCTCATCAACGACTACTTCGGCGAGGGCGAATAA
- a CDS encoding PTS sugar transporter subunit IIA yields MIGLLIITHETIGEAYRGLADHFFPNGFPGNLHILGVQPDEDQNDIINNAIAALQKFPDNRGVLIMTDIFGATPCNAARRLVRENKSAILTGLNAPMMIKAIQYSSQAENLSDFTETVKEAAIRGIFAITSAPEDLVCKENG; encoded by the coding sequence ATGATAGGTTTGTTAATCATTACACATGAAACCATAGGTGAAGCCTATCGCGGTTTGGCCGACCATTTCTTCCCCAACGGCTTTCCCGGAAATCTCCACATCCTCGGCGTACAGCCCGACGAAGATCAAAACGATATCATCAACAACGCCATCGCCGCGTTGCAGAAATTTCCCGACAACCGCGGCGTGCTGATCATGACCGACATCTTCGGCGCAACCCCGTGCAACGCCGCACGCCGACTGGTGCGCGAAAACAAATCCGCCATCCTGACCGGCCTCAACGCCCCGATGATGATTAAAGCCATCCAATACTCATCACAAGCCGAAAACCTCTCCGACTTCACCGAAACCGTTAAAGAAGCCGCCATCCGTGGCATTTTCGCCATTACATCCGCACCTGAAGACCTGGTGTGCAAAGAAAACGGCTAA
- a CDS encoding hypoxanthine-guanine phosphoribosyltransferase → MTDLETKRLETQAMLDNADLLFDQEQCRAALQKVADDITRDLGGKYPLLLPVMGGAVVFTGQLLPLLRFPLDFDYVHVSRYGDKLAGGAFNWKRMPDPEQIKGRHVVVLDDILDEGHTMAAIQEKLLEMGAASCRAAVFANKLIDKEKPTKADYVGLDVPNRYVFGYGMDAAGCWRNLGEIYALNNK, encoded by the coding sequence ATGACCGACTTAGAAACCAAACGCCTTGAAACCCAAGCCATGCTGGACAATGCCGACTTGCTGTTTGACCAAGAACAATGCCGCGCGGCCTTGCAAAAAGTTGCCGACGACATTACCCGCGACTTGGGCGGCAAATACCCCCTGCTCCTGCCGGTAATGGGTGGCGCGGTGGTGTTTACAGGACAGTTGCTGCCGCTGTTGCGTTTCCCTTTGGACTTTGACTACGTCCACGTTTCCCGCTATGGCGACAAACTCGCAGGCGGCGCGTTCAACTGGAAACGCATGCCCGACCCCGAGCAAATCAAAGGCCGTCATGTAGTCGTTTTGGACGACATCTTGGACGAAGGCCACACCATGGCCGCCATTCAGGAAAAACTGTTGGAAATGGGCGCGGCAAGCTGCCGTGCGGCCGTATTTGCCAACAAGCTGATTGATAAAGAAAAACCGACCAAAGCCGATTATGTCGGTTTGGACGTGCCCAACCGCTACGTCTTCGGCTACGGCATGGATGCCGCCGGCTGTTGGCGCAACCTCGGCGAAATCTACGCCTTAAACAATAAATAA